GATGGAGGCAACTCccattgcatggcagtttgatccGTTTCTGGTTTTTACTAGGAGTTTGACACATCAGAGCTTGTTCGCTATGCACTGGGTATAATCAAGCtccatgggtgaaactgctatgcaataggaggctAATTTACACTCCTGAATGAATATATCCAGTGTTTCTGAAGGATACCAGGAAGTGTAGAGACCGCACCCCTTTTATAGGCACTGAACTTCAAACGCTCTATCGTCAAGGCAGAATATCCACCTGGCACTCGTATCGCAGTCTGAGAAACTGGTGAACAGATATGTCGCAACTTTACCAGAATTGAgatttggagtagtggttagggctctggactcttgaccggagggtcgtgggttcaatcccaggtggggggggggggggcaaagctgttgtacccttgagcaaggtgctttaccttgattgctccagtaaaaacccaactgtataaatggataattgtatgtaaaaaataatgtgatatcttgtaacaatagtaaaccgccctggataagggagtctaagaaataaataacttggGAGAAGCATTTTTATCTGTTGCATCAATTGAAGACGTAGCTCTGAAGTCTTGGCGTTTCACACCCTTCACTTCTGTATGTTTAAGTGCCACCCTTACCCTCCCTGTCGCTGGGCAAGGCGGTGCCTCTCAGTGGTGCTGAATCTTGTATCCGACAGGGTCAGAGGAAGCCTTCGTCCATGTTCATCCCAGCTCCCTCCACACAGTGAGGCACGGCTGGTTCATGCTGTGGGCACGGCAGCTTTAAATCCAAGCATTTGACTGAAAACCGGTTTACAAAGCCAGGGTGATCGGGGGAGAGACTGCCATTGTGTAACTGATCAGGGTGAAACACTTAGTGTATCGCTGAATCGTGATCCGTACTTTACATGACCTCAGAATAGAGGTGTGAAGCCACAACATGGCTCATTGTAAATCACCAACTGATCTTTGAATCACTTACATTTTTTATAGTTCTGGGTCCTGTTTAATTGTCTTTTGACAAAGTGGCTCCCTTGATTAAATTAaccttttgatttgttttaaatcatCCAAGTAGCCAGTGGGGACAATTGCATGCATCATGATGCATGTGGTGTAGAGACCCACATGCTCTGTGTAGTGCATCGTCACACCCCTATTGGCTGGTTTTACAAGCTTGGCCACGCTGTGGTAGTTACCTGTACACAGTGGTTAGTTAAGATCCCAGTAACgtttggaatggatcaaactctTCTGCAAAGGAGTCTTGCTGTGATCAGTCCAGGCTGTGCTGTTTCTTTAAGGCTCAGCGTTGTGTTGTGCAAGATGTGCTGTATTTCACACACCCTCCAATCCTGTTTCCCTGCTTGCTGCGCCCAGTCCTGGGTTCAGAAGTCCTCTCAAAGAAGTCTGACCCAGCAGTGAGTGAGTTTCTAATCCTGGTGCATTACTAATTAACTTTCATTTTAATCTTCAGATTGACTCCAGTTCTGCTTTTCAGGGACTGAAATTCCACCCCTGCTGTCTGCTGCTtggagtgttgtttttttctgccttCCCTGCTAACTGATCCTGTCTCTCCCTGCAGAGTAACTGGAATGAGATCGTGGACAGTTTTGATGAGATGAATCTGCGCGAGACTCTGCTCAGAGGAATCTACGCCTATGGTTTTGAGAAACCTTCTGCCATCCAGCAGCGGGCTATTCTCCCTTGTATCAAGGGTACGTTTAATGGCAGCAATCCTGAATAAACCTGTACCTGTAGAAGTGTTCAGAGCCCTTGATCCTGGTCTAACACAGTGTAGAGGTCCGCTGTAGTGATTCTGCAGCAGAATGGGTGCGGTGCAGCGTGTTCTGTACATGGTCTCGTACCCATACATGTTGCATCACAAATAACTGCACCCCTAATGGATAGGttcttaaaacaatatatattagtgctgggacgaacacaggattttcatgttcggacattcgctcataattttaaatgtgtgttttttttgctgttgtcttTGGGGCAGCCATGTTCCAGCACTCTGGAGATGATTGGTTTTCTCAACGGGGTGGGGGATGAGTTTCTGTTCATATCCATGCTGAACCAGAACCGAGAGATTCTGATTGGATCAGTAAGACTGTAAAGGATGATACCAATGTTCAGTTTTTTATTAGGGTCTTGCAaagacatttattttcaaaatggcttcATAATTAGTTGCATCTTGCTGCATTGCAGCTGGGGTACAGTGCGAGAAATCAGTGAGATTAAGGCAAAAGTTAAAATAGATGACTAAATTAACACATTCATTGAAAGTGTAGGTTAACAAAAGCCTTTAGTTGAAATTGGACTTCAATCCTAATTTTAATTCTGCTAGTGGGGAAAGAAATGGGGTGCTCTACGTACTGATGTAGGTTCCTTTTAAACTCCAGTCAGTTAGCCCCTGTCACTGGGCAAGGCAGTGCCTCTCAGTGGTGCTGAATCTTATATCTGACAGGGGCAGAGGAAGCCTTCGTCCATGTTCATCCCAGCTCCCTCCACACAGTGAGGCACGGCTGGTTCATGCAATGGGCACACCCGCTTCTCTAGAGGACTAATTCAAGCATTTTCTATCTATGGCTCCACTCCCAACTCGtggcattattttgttttaaattgagtCGTGTGTGAATGAACCCTGTGCATTCAGGGTTAAGCAGACAGCCATTTATGGCTctaatgaatgcatttcaataggaTTCATAACTTTAGACTCTCTTAGTCCAGTGCATTTAAATGAAGCTTTTGTCAAACTCTTACCTGCTACTAACTCCTGTTAATTGATGAAGATAACAATTTTCAAGCCAGTAAGATTTTGCTGGACCTGCACAGTGGCACATGTTGCTGTTTTTATAACCAGTGATTCAGGGGTTCTTACAATGGCTATACTGATTTGATTGTTAACACTCCCCGTGTGTTGAAGTATTCAATGCGTTTCGAACCCGAGGTATTGCACGGCGTGGGTGTGGCATTGCCCTGGTGTCCTGTGCTGAccgtctgtctctctctctctcctcagggtACGATGTGATTGCACAGGCTCAGTCGGGCACAGGGAAGACTGCCACCTTTGCCATCTCCATCCTGCAGCAGATTGACATCGAGCTGAAGGGGACCCAGGCCCTGGTATTGGCTCCCACTCGAGAGCTTGCCCAGCAGGTACGCTTTCACACAGACCACAGGGGAACACTACTGACTGCAGCTTATTACTGCAGTGGACTGGTTAAATGCTTTGTGACATTCGCAATATCTAGGGGAAAGTGAAACTTAACTAGGAAATAGACTATTTCCTGTTTTCAGACCCTAGTTGGCGTTAATCTATTTTAGTTGGTCCCTGATTAAGTTCTGTGGCCCCAGCTGTAAATATCTGAATCCGTGCTGTGCATTCAGTACGCAATGCAGACCTTGCTAAAGATCACGATACTGATCAAAACGTTTGTTTGAAAGGATCTTTCCTCGTATCAAACAAGCGAACAACACTCCCTTATTCCTCCCCAATTGCTTCCTGCGTTTACAGTGTACAAATACCGGTATGTTTACCTTGTAATACGTTATTTTAGaaagctgaaaggacagaaaaaatgtgtcaattttCAAATTCAGACCTGAATTCGATTTTTGACCCAAACTGTGAAAGTTTGCATTCAGACCCAAACAGGACCTGATGCAGTTCAGGTCCAAAGCATCTGCTCTGCTACTGTGGAGGATGAAATGAGGATGTGTTGAGTTAAAGACAATTGATGAACCATATTTTAATTCTACAGGCATCTAGAAACTAGTGTTCAGCCTTTTAACcctgtatttgtatttcatttaatcCCCCTGTCGCTGGGCAAGGCGGTGCCTCTCAGTGGTGCTGAATCTTATATCCGACAGGGGCAGAGGAAGCCTTCGTCCATGTTCATCCCAGCTCCCTCCACACAGTGAGGCATGGCTGGTTCATGCTATGGGCACAGCAGCTTGAAGTCCCTTGTGAGATGCTAATTCTCAGTTTCACAGCTCTGAGGAATTGGTTGAGACAGTtgatgatttttttaatttagttcgCCATGCAATCAACATGTTGATTTTAAGTCCAAGTATTTCCCCTATATAATCTGCCATAAACTTGGTATACTTCAGTTGAAGTCTGCAGTGCAACGTACCAGAAAGGCAACACAGCCAATCCTTACAATGCGTTTGCCAAGTGAGTTTGAAGCGACTGAACTCTGTTTTGTAGATGCAAACCTGGTTCTTCTCaatggtgtgtgtgttttgtgcccTGCCtgatctttctttctctctctatagATCCAGAAGGTTATCCTGGCTCTGGGTGACTACATGGGCGCTGGCTGCCATGCGTGTATCGGTGGGACCAACGTGCGCAATGATGTGCAGAAGCTGCAGGCTGAGGCCCCCAACATAGTTGTGGGAACCCCAGGCAGAGTGTTTGACATGCTGAACCGCAAATACCTCTGTGAGTGTCTTCTGCCTCCCTCCCCTTCACCCAGCTTCCAGATCTTGAAACCAGCCCTGCGCCCAGCCCTGGCTGTCACACCCACCCTCAATTAAGCATTTATAATATCAGCTTGTTGGCAAGTTTTCTGCCTCCCTAATTGAGGAACAATTTGACTCGGGTGTGTCGGGTTAATTCAAAGCAGAATTACCACGGCCTGATTATTCATCTATTGCACCTATGTAATCGTTTCAATatgttctgaaccccaggactgggtgcagcaggagGGCTGGTGCCAGTTTCAAGCCCTGGAAACTGAATTCAAACTATCTAAAATAAGACTCTGTGGATGTAGTGACTGGTTTCAACTTGACCCTTGACCCTGACAGCTGCTGTTTCATGATGATCCCCATGCGTGTCATATGATCCCACAATCCCATCCAGCTCCTGGCCGCCCACTGGCGTTCTGTCAGGGGGTGTGTCCAGCACTGGAGGATTCTGGGGCTGTGATCATACCCTACAGACTCTGAAAACAGTATGTCCCATACAAACTCTTTAATCAGTTTAATCACACtaataattattaatttcttagcagacgcccttatccagggcgacttacaattgttacaagatatcatatttttacatacaaataaattatgttttacatacaattacccatttatacagttgggtttttactggagcaatctaggtaaagtaccttgctcaagggtacagcagcagtgtccccccacctgggactgaacccacgaccctccggtcaagagtccagagccctgaccactactctacactgctgccctactaatCTAGAGATCTCAGAAGCCAATACCTTCAGTGTAGGATCTTGTTTAAATATCTTTAGAGAGCTGAGAAGCTGAATTAATAAATATCTCTCATGGCAGGGTTTGGATAGCATTATTGCAGTAGTGTAGTCTGCTTTGAGCACAAGTACTGGAATTGGCCAAGTCTTCAGTTTGTTAGATTTTTCCTCCCCATTATGCTTTTCTGGAGGGGGTCTCCAGCTCCGCAAGCCTCTTACCCAGCTCCTTGTGTTGCAGCTGCAAAGTACATCAAGATGTTTGTTCTGGACGAGGCTGACGAGATGTTGAGCCGAGGGTTCAAGGACCAGATCTACGAGATTTTCCAGAAGCTCAGCTCCAACACACAGGTGAGCAGCGCAGACTTTCACAAGAGCCTTCTGACCCTGCGCAGTTAGTCCTAAGGCAGCAGAGTTAGTGGCTCCTATTTGCCCCATAAGGTCATTCTCTCCAGCCCTTTCTCCAAGGTGGAGTAGTTTTACAACTATGGCTCCTGACAAGATTGGGTTGAATCCTAGTTTAATATTTAGTctggcttaaccctttgcggtcctatgtcggacctagtccaacatcgcaattttccctttccggtccaatgtcggaccctgtccggcgtcatcaaaaagacgcaaaaaacaggtctctagtcgttttttctccggaaaaagcagagaacagttcaatggccgagtgagaccgataggagccgagagaagccgaaaaaaaagggggcgtatctcatgaatactgatagacccgataacacagacatacacaagatagctgcttccgcatccagcgctcggagaatatcacagacatttgcagagatttttttatatgttgtagtaataaaataacgacttggatcgcattattgaggagtttggtgataaaacgagtgatcaagagatgatttatcagtatgtactattaagatttatttgaaaaatatagcgaacgaggggtggggcggtgctggagatgcagtactgagtgtcctgttgatatgcagggccttttaaacctgttttacggTGGGGGggaatacttttaaacagcgcgtctaaaataaactgcgcctGGAAATAAATCTGATctgacgtgctgaataaatggaacgCTAAGGGTTAAACTAAATGTAGGGGCGATTGCCTGACGCTTCAATGTGTGATTTTAGGTTCCTTTTTAAACAGTCTCAACAATTACCCCTCAACCCCTGTCGCTGGGCAAGGCGGTGCCTCTCAGTGGTGCTGAATCTTATATCCGACAGGGGCAGAGGAAGCCTTCGTCCATGTTCATCCCAGCTCCCTCCACACAGTGAGGCACGGCTGGTTCATGCTATGGGCACAGCAGCTTGACAGAAATTGCTTTTAATCCCCTCCCTTCTGTTCTGTAAAGACAATCCTATTTTTGCTTCTGTCAGTTTAGTAACAGCTCAGTTTGCTGCTTGCTGAAGTTTTGTCCTCATCATACATAGCAAGGTCATGGTCCTGTTACCAGACTGTATTCCCAATCAGGCTCTTAAAATTAAACTGATACTGCAAGAGGAACGGGTTCCTGCAATTCATTACTAGTTCACATCTCTATCATTCAAGGCTCTGTAGATGTAAATGATGGTAGGCTGACTGTTGACACTTCCTCCAGGTGGTGCTGCTGTCGGCTACCATGCCTGCGGATGTGCTGGAGGTGACCAAGAAGTTCATGAGGGAGCCCATCCGCATCCTGGTGAAGAAAGAGGAGCTCACTCTGGAGGGGATTCGACAGTTCTACATCAACGTGGAGAAGGAGGTGAGAAATCCTGCTGGAGCTGCTATTAACACTGAGACTCATACTGGACATGTGTCACTAATCTGAACAGACTTGCACTTGATACAATACTGAATTACTGTACAGCGCTCTATTATATATGGAAGACTTAGCTTTTTGAATCCTACATTGGCTTGCACTACACCGATGTCTCCTGTAGCCTGCTTATCTGACAGCGGATAAACCGTTTAGGGAGAATTCTAAGTGTGTAACAGTTTAAACTGATACGCATGACTGACTAGTGGAGTGATTTTTAGAACTGGTTCATTTCCAGACAATGAGATGAAGCCAGTCTGCACTGGGACTCCAGTCTGCCCCAGTTAGGCTTGTGGCTCACTGTCGGAATCTTGCGTACAGTCCAGAaatgattcccccccccccccccccccccctgatccCAGCTGCTGTTTCATGATGATCCCCATGCGTGTCATATGATCCCACAATCCCATCCAGCTCCCGGCCACCCGCTGGCGTTCTGTCAGGGGGTGTGTCCAGGACTGGAGGATTCTGGGGCTGTGATCATACCCTACAGACTCTGAAAACAGCAAAAGGGGACCTTGGACCAGAACTATGGAGACCCAGTAGTACAAATAGATTCAAActagtcatgaaatgcatgactgtaCAAAGTTAACTGCTAGTTTTTTAAATCGACTCCAACGCTGCTTGATTAGTCAGCCCCCTACACCAGTAGTTGAGACAGGCAGGAGTTTCCTATAGCTGCGAGTAGAGCTGACTGCAGTGCCTGACCCCCTCCACACCCCTCTGTGCAGGAATGGAAGCTGGACACCCTGTGTGACCTCTACGAGACCCTGACCATCACTCAGGCCGTCATCTTCATCAACACCAGGAGGAAGGTGGACTGGCTGACGGAGAAGATGCATGCCAGAGACTTCACA
This genomic stretch from Acipenser ruthenus chromosome 48, fAciRut3.2 maternal haplotype, whole genome shotgun sequence harbors:
- the LOC117967982 gene encoding eukaryotic initiation factor 4A-I gives rise to the protein MSAEFEDRTRDNGPEEMEPDGVIESNWNEIVDSFDEMNLRETLLRGIYAYGFEKPSAIQQRAILPCIKGYDVIAQAQSGTGKTATFAISILQQIDIELKGTQALVLAPTRELAQQIQKVILALGDYMGAGCHACIGGTNVRNDVQKLQAEAPNIVVGTPGRVFDMLNRKYLSAKYIKMFVLDEADEMLSRGFKDQIYEIFQKLSSNTQVVLLSATMPADVLEVTKKFMREPIRILVKKEELTLEGIRQFYINVEKEEWKLDTLCDLYETLTITQAVIFINTRRKVDWLTEKMHARDFTVSALHGDMDQKERDLIMREFRSGSSRVLITTDLLARGIDVQQVSLVINYDLPTNRENYIHRIGRGGRFGRKGVAINMVTEDDKRTLRDIETFYNTTVEEMPMNVADLI